From a single Leptidea sinapis chromosome 19, ilLepSina1.1, whole genome shotgun sequence genomic region:
- the LOC126969847 gene encoding uncharacterized protein LOC126969847 isoform X2 codes for MPKCKKVVRQGRAKVAKMLEARLAKRKRQNIDVTPTTSKHAQQNYVDTSLQEDFAGNLTVTKITEETNKNFEEVNTSNTAESSNDSNEYYEVVIKTEVTSDEEAPSTGTKRRTSELNEVDPHVLEWADKLSNLSTQQRMLATKMISVVLHRAELGILHEDLLKNNV; via the exons ATGCCAAAGTGCAAGAAAGTTGTGCGACAAGGACGTGCAAAAGTAGCAAAGATGCTTGAAGCTCG ccTGGCTAAAAGAAAAAGACAAAATATTGACGTAACGCCAACCACGTCTAAACATGCTCAACAAAATTACGTTGATACCAG TTTACAAGAGGACTTTGCAGGAAACTTGACAGTAACTAAAATCACTGAAGAAaccaataaaaactttgaagaG GTTAATACAAGTAACACTGCTGAATCTTCCAATGACAGCAATGAATATTACGAAGTTGTTATTAAAACAGAAGTAACTTCCGATGAAGAAGCTCCCAGCACTGGTACCAAGCGGAGGACATCTGAATTGAACGAAGTTGACCCGCACGTGTTGGAGTGGGCAGATAAATTGTCCAATCTGTCTACACAACAGAGAATGTTGGCTACAAAAATGATCAGCGTTGTATTACATAGAGCTGAGCTTGGTATTCTGCATGAAGACctacttaaaaataatgtatag
- the LOC126969841 gene encoding uncharacterized protein LOC126969841 isoform X3, producing MPRKTKLARSRAKKAHKMNEVLKLRKIHTVEECGVANENTTNKISDAPMSDDNAEYEVIIKSEVDSDDEGHREPTSQLPQVTQYSTPALNVQPSTSTMNYSRNTEDTTMYEDKEIFEAVIKREPPSHDETSSTIFLPHADKCSPLFVNSSASSVNNTAMTEGNTKSGVIIKREPDFDSEYSGNIDIVHTDVRINSLQEQSKCNLSGLYEDSKTLIWAKKLARMTPQQRLLAEKAIDQVLNEAELGNLREGSVRIN from the exons ATGCCACGGAAAACAAAACTTGCCAGAAGTAGAGCTAAAAAAGCTCATAAAATGAACGAAGTATT gaaGTTAAGAAAAATACATACTGTTGAAGAATGTGGTGTGGCAAATGAG AACACTACAAATAAGATCAGTGATGCTCCGATGTCAGATGATAACGCTGAATACgaagttataataaaatcagAAGTAGATTCCGATGATGAAGGCCACAGAGAACCCACCTCACAATTACCACAAGTTACTCAATACTCTACACCTGCTCTAAATGTTCAACCATCAACATCAACTATG AATTATTCAAGAAACACTGAGGATACGACAATGTACGAAGATAAAGAAATATTCGAAGCTGTTATAAAAAGAGAACCACCTTCTCATGACGAAACCTCCAGCACCATATTTTTACCACATGCTGACAAATGCTCTCCTTTATTCGTGAATTCTTCAGCTTCATCTGtg AATAATACAGCAATGACAGAAGGTAATACAAAAAGCGGAGTAATTATAAAAAGAGAACCAGATTTTGATAGCGAATATTCCGGCAACATAGATATAGTTCATACTGATGTGCGAATAAATTCTTTACAAGAACAATCTAAGTGTAACCTGAGCGGTCTATATGAAGACTCGAAGACGTTGATCTGGGCAAAGAAGTTAGCCAGAATGACTCCTCAACAGAGGCTACTTGCTGAAAAGGCGATAGACCAAGTACTCAATGAAGCCGAGCTTGGGAATCTACGTGAGGGTTCAGTTAGAATCAATTAA
- the LOC126969847 gene encoding uncharacterized protein LOC126969847 isoform X1 — MPKCKKVVRQGRAKVAKMLEARLAKRKRQNIDVTPTTSKHAQQNYVDTRLKDNQSDAQPPLMVIFNVQPMEKSNTDLQEDFAGNLTVTKITEETNKNFEEVNTSNTAESSNDSNEYYEVVIKTEVTSDEEAPSTGTKRRTSELNEVDPHVLEWADKLSNLSTQQRMLATKMISVVLHRAELGILHEDLLKNNV; from the exons ATGCCAAAGTGCAAGAAAGTTGTGCGACAAGGACGTGCAAAAGTAGCAAAGATGCTTGAAGCTCG ccTGGCTAAAAGAAAAAGACAAAATATTGACGTAACGCCAACCACGTCTAAACATGCTCAACAAAATTACGTTGATACCAG gttaaaagaTAACCAAAGTGATGCACAACCACCACTAATGgttatttttaatgtacaaCCGATGGAAAAAAGCAATACTga TTTACAAGAGGACTTTGCAGGAAACTTGACAGTAACTAAAATCACTGAAGAAaccaataaaaactttgaagaG GTTAATACAAGTAACACTGCTGAATCTTCCAATGACAGCAATGAATATTACGAAGTTGTTATTAAAACAGAAGTAACTTCCGATGAAGAAGCTCCCAGCACTGGTACCAAGCGGAGGACATCTGAATTGAACGAAGTTGACCCGCACGTGTTGGAGTGGGCAGATAAATTGTCCAATCTGTCTACACAACAGAGAATGTTGGCTACAAAAATGATCAGCGTTGTATTACATAGAGCTGAGCTTGGTATTCTGCATGAAGACctacttaaaaataatgtatag